The window CAATTTACCCTCTGGAAACCCTTTACGGTAGAACCAGACCAGATAGGGTTCAGGCAGATCCACAAGGCGCAAACCTTTATATTTACCAAAAGGCATTTTCATCGTAGTAAGCGTAATGATTTCATTTTTATCTGGAATGACTGGTTGCATTATTTTTTTAAAATGATCTCAATTCCATTGTCTGATAGGAACTTTGTTGATTTGCTGCAAACAGGCGCTGTTGTTTCCAGCGTGATTATGGCTCCTGTGACAGTCTTCCTGATTTTATCTGCTTTCTCAAAAATGACAGCGGCATCCTTCCTGATGATCCGGCTTTTTCTGTCGATAGAAAGGACAAAGTTATCGTGGTCATCCTTCAGCAAAATTGTTCGCGCCGTCGGTCCATATAATTTAGGGTCAATTTGATTCATTGATTTTGTCCCGTAATTTCCCGGCAATTTTGAAAGTAACCACCCGTCTCTTGTCCAGAACCATTGAATTACCGGTGGCTGGATTCCGTCCCTTTCTCGGTTTTTTTTCATTGACCTGAAACTTCCCGAAACCGCTAATCATAAGATCTTCACCTGACGCAAGGGTCGATTTTATGATTTCAAGAAGCTCCTCTAACACGTCTTTTGCTTCGGCTGGACTAAAATCATTTTTAGCTGCAATCAGTTCAACAATATGAGTTTTTGTCAGTGCCACAATGAGATCCTTCCATTATAAAAACGCCTTTCATACCCTTTGAGAATGGTTGGGGCGATCAAGATTTTTTATAAAAAGCGTTTCATCAATGAAACACACTTTTGTAGCCTACATTATTTTCAGGAAAAAGCGAACACGTTATCCTTTTTTTGATACGTTTAACACAGCTTAATTACAGAGATAGTCTACTGTGTTCATTCACCTGAAAAAAGACCTTGTTTGGGAGGTCGTCCACACTTTTGAAAATTATTTTTAGCCTGTTAAAGTAGAATCAAAGCCTTACTACAAGGACTTTGACCATTGTCAGGCATTAGTTTCAACAATTAAAGGGAACAAAAGCCCCAAAAATTACCCGGGGACTGCCTTAAAAAACTGTGGTAATACCATCAGCTCCTTTGATATGGTGCTTGTAATCAACGACGAAAGGCATTTTCAACGGGTGCTGGATCTTAGAATTGAAAACTGGGCTGGATAATGCCGGTATATTTTATGGACAACCTAAACAAAAATATCGAACAGGCCTGCCAGGCAATTAAAGGTGCAGACGCACTTTTTATAACGGCCGGTGCCGGTATGGGCGTCGATTCGGGTTTGCCTGATTTCAGGGGGAATGCAGGTTTCTGGAAAGCTTATCCGCCCATAGCGAAACTGGGCAAATCGTTCAGTGAAATTGCAGACCCTGTCTGGTTTGACAAACAGCCTGAAATTGCCTGGGCGTTTTATGGGCACAGGTTGAATCTTTATCGTGAAACAATCCCCCACGAAGGCTTTTCAAAATTGCTTAATCTGGGAAGAAGCAAGCCGTACGGATATTTTGTATTCACCTCGAATGTTGACGGGCAGTTTCAAAAAGCCGGCTTTGACGATGCATTGATTGAAGAGTGCCATGGCTCCATCCTCCATCTTCAATGCACCGGACCATGTTCCAGCGACATCTGGAAGATTGGAGAAGAAAACATCAATATTGATATGGAAGCGTTCAGGGCTACAGGCGAGTTGCCGAAATGTAAAAACTGTGGAAGACTCGCACGCCCCAATATTTTAATGTTTGGAGACTGGAACTGGATATCGCACCGCACCAGTGAACAAGGGGCATGTTTGCAGAAATGGCTTGAAAAACTCAACAGCTTCAATGCAAAATTGGCCATTATTGAAATGGGGGCAGGCCTTGCCGTACCTACGGTAAGATATAAATCCCAACGAACCGGCCGGAACTTAAATTCAACCTTGATACGCATCAACCCAAGGGATTACCATGTCTGCCAAGGCGCAATCGGCCTTCCGCTTGGCGCCAGGGAAGGCATAAACCGGATTTTGTGCTGATGAATAAGGATGATTATCCCAAAGCCGGCTTACAAAGGCTTTTTCAAAAAGGGATCGATAATTTTGTACTCTTGCATAGAAATGGAAAAGCTGTCGCCTTTCAATCAAATCAGAATGGAAATGTTAATATCATTGATCATCAAACGGATATTGATTTCAGCTCGACAGGTCTCTCATTACTTGATGATGGTTGGAAATGTG is drawn from uncultured Desulfobacter sp. and contains these coding sequences:
- a CDS encoding DUF3820 family protein, producing the protein MPFGKYKGLRLVDLPEPYLVWFYRKGFPEGKLGKLLQTVYEIKLNGLEYLFKQK
- a CDS encoding Sir2 family NAD-dependent protein deacetylase — translated: MDNLNKNIEQACQAIKGADALFITAGAGMGVDSGLPDFRGNAGFWKAYPPIAKLGKSFSEIADPVWFDKQPEIAWAFYGHRLNLYRETIPHEGFSKLLNLGRSKPYGYFVFTSNVDGQFQKAGFDDALIEECHGSILHLQCTGPCSSDIWKIGEENINIDMEAFRATGELPKCKNCGRLARPNILMFGDWNWISHRTSEQGACLQKWLEKLNSFNAKLAIIEMGAGLAVPTVRYKSQRTGRNLNSTLIRINPRDYHVCQGAIGLPLGAREGINRILC
- a CDS encoding integration host factor subunit alpha, with translation MALTKTHIVELIAAKNDFSPAEAKDVLEELLEIIKSTLASGEDLMISGFGKFQVNEKKPRKGRNPATGNSMVLDKRRVVTFKIAGKLRDKINESN